One Tursiops truncatus isolate mTurTru1 chromosome 3, mTurTru1.mat.Y, whole genome shotgun sequence DNA segment encodes these proteins:
- the BASP1 gene encoding brain acid soluble protein 1: MGGKLSKKKKGYNVNDEKAKDKDKKAEGAGTEEEGTPKENETQAAAETAEVKDGKEEKPEKDAQDAANKPEDKEGEKDTEAAKEDAPKAEPEQMEGAEGKPEPPKDVAQEPAAAAAPAAGGDAPRALEPEAAEPAAPSKDDKSKEGGEPTKTEASAAPAAQETKSDGAPASDSKPSSTEAAPSSKETPAATEAPSSTPKAQAPAAPADEVKPAETPAANSDQTVAVKE; this comes from the coding sequence ATGGGAGGCAAGCTGAGCAAGAAGAAGAAGGGGTACAATGTGAATGATGAGAAGGCCAAGGACAAAGACAAGAAGGCAGAAGGAGCCGGGACGGAAGAGGAGGGAACCCCGAAGGAGAATGAGACCCAGGCGGCTGCGGAGACCGCAGAGGTGAAGGACGGCAAGGAGGAGAAGCCAGAGAAGGATGCCCAGGACGCTGCCAACAAGCCCGAAGACAAGGAAGGCGAGAAAGACACAGAGGCGGCCAAGGAAGACGCCCCGAAGGCAGAGCCCGAGCAGATGGAGGGAGCCGAGGGGAAGCCCGAGCCCCCGAAGGATGTTGCGCAGGAGCCGGCGGCCGCCGCGGCCCCCGCTGCAGGCGGCGACGCCCCCAGAGCTTTGGAGCCCGAGGCGGCGGAGCCCGCGGCCCCCAGCAAGGATGACAAGAGCAAGGAGGGTGGGGAACCCACAAAGACTGAGGCTTCCGCAGCGCCTGCCGCGCAGGAGACGAAAAGTGACGGGGCCCCAGCTTCAGACTCAAAACCCAGCAGCACTGAGGCTGCCCCATCCTCCAAGGAAACCCCGGCAGCCACGGAAGCACCCAGTTCCACGCCCAAGGCCCAGGCCCCCGCAGCCCCCGCAGACGAGGTCAAACCCGCCGAGACCCCGGCAGCTAATTCTGATCAAACCGTAGCAGTGAAAGAGTAA